From Dethiosulfovibrio salsuginis, a single genomic window includes:
- a CDS encoding DUF1385 domain-containing protein: MLINPFALLSFALRAAFDSASSSCEKSLPVGGQAVIEGVIMKGPSHWGMAVRKPEGDIFRDRWSCAGWDKKGIWSRPVLRGVATMAEMMREGFRALSRSAQIALGEEEELTTKDLVISVLVSIVAVVGLFVALPLWIGDLFGRWFDLGHLGRHAVEGLARGLVFVAYVGCIGLWKDIREVLMYHGAEHKTINAFEGGSPMTVKRIRSYSRIHPRCGTSFLMVVVVVSIVVFSLAGGGGVLWRIGSRVVLLPLVVGLSYEIIRASSKWGSLGRSIMAPALSLQYLTTRVPSGAQIEVALRALESALNVKFTPDTPGRSVYGESRL, from the coding sequence ATGCTGATCAATCCATTCGCCCTGCTGTCCTTCGCTCTCAGAGCCGCCTTCGATTCGGCTTCCTCGTCCTGCGAAAAGAGCCTGCCCGTAGGGGGACAGGCGGTCATAGAGGGAGTCATAATGAAAGGACCCTCCCACTGGGGGATGGCAGTCAGAAAGCCTGAGGGAGATATCTTCAGGGACAGATGGTCCTGTGCCGGTTGGGATAAAAAAGGCATATGGAGCCGTCCGGTGCTCCGTGGTGTCGCCACCATGGCGGAGATGATGAGAGAGGGCTTCAGGGCCCTTTCAAGATCGGCTCAGATCGCCTTAGGGGAGGAGGAAGAGCTCACCACCAAAGACCTGGTCATATCGGTATTGGTGTCCATCGTCGCCGTTGTCGGTCTCTTCGTCGCCTTGCCTCTGTGGATAGGGGATCTTTTCGGTCGATGGTTCGATTTAGGCCACCTAGGGAGACACGCTGTGGAGGGCTTAGCCAGAGGGCTGGTGTTCGTCGCCTACGTAGGCTGTATAGGGCTCTGGAAGGATATCCGAGAGGTACTTATGTATCACGGTGCAGAACACAAGACCATAAACGCCTTCGAGGGAGGTTCTCCTATGACGGTGAAGAGGATCAGGTCCTATTCCAGGATACATCCTCGGTGTGGAACCTCCTTTCTGATGGTGGTCGTCGTGGTCAGCATTGTCGTTTTTTCCCTCGCTGGCGGTGGAGGTGTGCTGTGGAGGATAGGCTCTAGGGTTGTCCTTCTACCTCTCGTCGTAGGGCTGTCCTACGAGATAATCAGAGCTTCCTCCAAGTGGGGTAGCCTCGGTAGAAGCATAATGGCCCCTGCTCTTTCGCTACAGTACCTTACCACCAGAGTTCCGTCGGGGGCCCAGATAGAGGTGGCGCTGAGGGCCCTTGAATCCGCTTTGAACGTTAAATTTACCCCAGATACCCCGGGGAGGAGTGTGTACGGTGAATCTAGACTATAA